The genomic region CCGGCTCGGGCGTCGAGGCGGCGGCCTGCTGCGGGGGCGCCTGCTGCTGGGCCGGGGCCTGCTGGGCCGGGGCCTGCTGGGTCGGCGCAGGGGCCGACCGCGGGGGCGTCTCCTGCGGGGGCGTCTCTGGCGGCGATGACGGGTGGGCGGCAGGCTGGGGGTCGGGCTGGGCGGCCGGCTGGGAGGCGACCGGCGCGGGCGCCGGGACGGGTTCGGGCGCCGGCTCGGCGTGCGGGGCGGTGGCGGACGGCGCGACCGCCGCGCCGGCGGGGGCCTCGGCGACCTGGTCGGGTGCCCGGGTCGACGACGCCGGCGCCGGGCGGTCCTGCGCCGGGACCTGGGTCTGCGGACGCGCGGGCGCGCTGGCCGGCAGCCCCGAGACCGACATCCGCTTCTCGATGCGGTCGAGGCGGGCGGTCAGGCCGTCGGTGGAGTGGTCGGCGCCCGGCAGCAGCACCCGCGCACAGATCAGCTCGAGGAGCAGCCGGGGCGCCGTCGCCCCGCGCATCTCGGTCAGGCCGGCGGCCACGTGGTCGGCGGCCCTGGTCAGCTCGGCCGCGCCGAACCGGGCGGCCTGGGCCACCAGCCGCTCGCCGGCGTCCTCGCTGACGTCGATCAGCCCGGTGGCCGGGGCGTCGGGCACCGCGGCCACGATGACCAGGTCACGCAGCCGGCGCAGCAGGTCCTCGGTGAAGCGGCGCGGGTCCTGCCCGGTCTCGATGACCTTGTCGACCACCCCGAAGACGGCCGCGCCGTCACCGGCCGCGAAGGCGTCGACGACCTCGTCGAGCAGCGAGTCGGGGGTGTAGCCGAGCAGCCCGGTGGCCAGGGCGTGGGTCACGCCGTCGGCACCGGCGCCTCCGAGCAGCTGGTCGAGCACCGACAGGGAGTCGCGCGCGGAGCCCGCCCCGGCACGCACCACCAGCGGCAGCGCCGCCTGTTCGATCGGCACGCCCTCGAGCTCGCACAGCTCGGAGAGGTAGGACGACAGCAGGCGGGGCGGGATCAGCCGGAACGGGTAGTGGTGGGTGCGCGAGCGGATGGTCGGCAGCACCTTGTCGGGCTCGGTCGTGGCGAAGATGAAGCGCAGGTGGGGCGGGGGCTCCTCGACGAGCTTGAGCAGGGCGTTGAAGCCCTGCGTGGTCACCATGTGGGCCTCGTCGATGATGTAGACCTTGTAACGGCTGCGCACCGGCGCGAAGAACGCCTTCTCGCGCAGGTCGCGGGCGTCGTCGACGCCGCCGTGGCTGGCCGCGTCGATCTCGATCACGTCGATCGAGCCCGGGCCGCCCCGGGCCAGGTCGCGGCAGCTGTCGCACTCCCCGCAGGGGTCGGCGACCGGGGCCTGCTCGCAGTTCAGCGCCCGCGCGAGGATGCGCGCCGACGTGGTCTTGCCGCAGCCTCGCGGCCCGGAGAAGAGGTAGGCGTGGTTGACCCGGTTGTTGGCGAGCGCGGCACGCAGCGGCTCGGTGACGTGGTCCTGCCCGATGACCTCCGAGAACGTCTCGGGCCGGTAGCGGCGGTACAGGGCGAGGGGGGACTCCACACGACGACCCTAACCAGCAGGTCCGACAGTGGCCATCGCCAGGAGGGGACCTGGGGAGGACACCGCGCCGGCCACCCGCGTCCGGGCATGAAAAGGCCCCCCGCGCACCCGACAGAGCTCGCTGACCCTTGCTGCCTCTCGGCCCTGGGGGAGTTGGGCAAGATGCCGCCACACGGGGGGTTGGCCCGAGTGTAGGCGAGGGGGCCGGAGCCCTCCAACACGAGGTCGTCGCCGAGGTCGTCCCAGAGGTGGTCGCAGCGCCCGCACGCGTGCTGTCAGCGGGGGTGGCCCGGCGACAGCGGGTGGCCGGGGCGATTTCGCCGCCTCCCGGGGGCACCGGTACGCTCCTCGGCGGAGGATTCGCCTAGTGGCCTATGGCGCTCGCTTGGAAAGCGGGTTGGGTTAACGCCCTCAGGGGTTCGAATCCCCTATCCTCCGCCACTCGAACGGCGTCGGCCCCCGGGCCGGCGCCGTTCGCGCGTCTCGACCGGCCCGGACGGCCCGGACGGCCCGGCCCCGCGGAGCCAGCGGAGGTACGGGCCGGGTCAGCGCGAGATCTGGGCCGGGTCAGCGCGAGGTACGGGCCGGGTCGCGGCGGGCGAGGACGGGGCGCAGCACCAGCGCCAGCAGCAGCGCTCCCCCGCCCAGCACACCCCACCACACGGCGTCGTCGCGCACGCTCGCGAGCAGGTCGGGCTCGGGCACCGGGGCGGTGGCGGGCTCGGCGTCGGCGACCGACCGGGGGGCCTCGGGGGCGGGCGGGCCCAGGCCGCGGGCGAGGGCCTCGTCGGCGCGCACCACCCCGGCGCCGCGCGTCGGCGAGCGTACGTCGGCGCGACCGTCGGCCGCGGGCAGCAGCCGGTCGAGGACCTGCTCGGGGGTGTCGTCGGGGTAGGCCGACATCAGCAGGGCGACCACGCCGGTGACCTGCGCGGCCGCCCACGAGGTGGAGACCGAGTCGACGCCGCAGGTGCCGCCGTTGAGCCCCACCGACACCCCGCCGACGGTGGGGGCGGCGACGTCGATGGCGCTGCTGCGCAGCACCCCGGCGTCGGGGGCGTCCGGGGCGTCGCCGACGGCCGCGACCCCGAGCACGTGCTCGCCCCGGCCGTCGCCCGCCCCGGCGGGATGCACCTGCGAGGCGGCGTCCTCGCCGGGCGTGGCCACGGCCAGCTCGTCGGGCAGCGGGTCGGCCTCGTCGACCGGTCGGTCGCCCGACTCGGCGACCACGACGACGCCCGCGCGCCACAGCGCCTCGACCGCCGCGTCGATGCGCGGCTCGGGCGGGACGGCGACGGAGACGTTCACGACGTCCACGACGGGCCGAGCGCCGCCGACGCGACGCACCTGCGCCAGGACGTGCTCCAGGCCCTCGGCGACCCGCACCGCCAGCGGCCCCGCCTGGCCCTCCTGCGGGCTGAACGCGTCGAGCACCCGCACGTCGACCAGGCGCGCGCCCGGGGCCACGCCGACCGCGTCACCGTCGGGGCGCGGCGGCGCGGCGACCAGGCCGGCGACGACGGTGCCGTGCGGGTCGACCGGCTCGCCGTCCGGCCCGTACGACGCCACGCCGGGCGCCGCGGGCAGCCCCGCGCGTGGTGCGATGCCGGTGTCGACCACGGCGACGGTCACGCCCTCGCCGGGGAGCACGCCGCGGCGGCGCAGCACCTCGTGCGCCGCGGGCACCCCCATCGCCTCCAGCGCCCGGCTCGGGCCGGCGAACGGGCCCACCTCGGGGTCCTCGGCGGCCACCTCGGTGCAGGACCTGGTCTCGGGCGCGGCGCCACCGACCGCGGCGGCCGGTGCAGCAGCGCCTGCCGCCAGCGCGAGGAGGGTCAGCGCCCCCACCGCCGCCGAGGCCGCTGAGGCCGCCGCGGGCACCCTCCGGCCGGCCCGGCCGTTCACCCGCAGCCCTCGCCGGAGCCGGCGTCACGGTCGGGCGGGCAGAGCGCGGCCTCCTGGGACAGCGCGACACCGGTCTCGAAGAGCTCGAGCCAGGTGTCGGGCACCAGCACCGGGGCGTAGGAGCCGTAGCCCAGCAGGGTCGGCGTCTCGGCGCCGACCAGTGCGTTGGCGCGGCCCTTCTGGTCGACGGCCCAGCGGCTGTCGCTCTCGACGTCGTCCCACCCGCCGCTCATCACGTAGGCGCCCCCGCCGGGCTCGACCTCGACCTCGCGCCGGTCGTCGGCGAGGCCCTCGGCCGCGGCCTCGCCGACGGGGTCGACGGCGACCTGGGCCCGCGGCACCTCCCCCGCCGCGGTCTCCAGCAGGGCGCAGTGCTCGCCGGGCTCGTCGTCGAGCACGTCCTCGGGCCAGCGGTTGGCGGCGACCAGCGACGAGCCGTCGCTGCCGGAGGGCAGCTCGGCCAGCTCCTGCGGCAGCCGCCCACCCGGCAGCTCGGAGGCGGCGAGCACCTGCAGGGCGAACTCGTCGAGCAGCTCGGCGCCGTCGGTGGTGACCAGGTAGCCGCCCCCGCCGTCGTCGACCACGTAGTCGCCGACGCGCCCCTCGCCGCCGGGCAGCGGGTCGCCCAGGCCGGGCACGTCGAAGCTGCCGGCGTCGAGGTCGCCGCCACGGGGGAAGAGCGCCAGCCACTCGCCGGGCACCTTGACCGCCGAGTCGAGCAGCGGCAGGTCGAGCGCCGCCAGGAAGGCGTTGCGCTGCGAGCGACCGGGCATCGTGAGCGCGTAGCGGTAGGCCTCGGTCTCCTGGCCGGTCCGCTCGGCGGTGCCCACGACCCAGTACGCCGCGTCGCTGGGGCTGCGGGTCGCGACCTTGACCAGGAACGCGGTGCCGGGGGCGGCGCTGA from Nocardioides salarius harbors:
- a CDS encoding type VII secretion protein EccB; its protein translation is MATKRDLVEAHAFSRRRLVTAFVSGAPGGREVEPARPGRTIVGGVALGVLLVAGAAITGVFTDNAPTDWDEPGLVISKEQGAAYVILDDDSAGQDGQDGQDGEDGSGDGDDGPLLRPVLNITSAHLILGAEGLEPRIVSQETIETRPLGEDIGILDAPARLAGTGSLVETGWSACTGDGLGVKVWLGESPGVSAAPGTAFLVKVATRSPSDAAYWVVGTAERTGQETEAYRYALTMPGRSQRNAFLAALDLPLLDSAVKVPGEWLALFPRGGDLDAGSFDVPGLGDPLPGGEGRVGDYVVDDGGGGYLVTTDGAELLDEFALQVLAASELPGGRLPQELAELPSGSDGSSLVAANRWPEDVLDDEPGEHCALLETAAGEVPRAQVAVDPVGEAAAEGLADDRREVEVEPGGGAYVMSGGWDDVESDSRWAVDQKGRANALVGAETPTLLGYGSYAPVLVPDTWLELFETGVALSQEAALCPPDRDAGSGEGCG
- a CDS encoding S8 family serine peptidase, translated to MNGRAGRRVPAAASAASAAVGALTLLALAAGAAAPAAAVGGAAPETRSCTEVAAEDPEVGPFAGPSRALEAMGVPAAHEVLRRRGVLPGEGVTVAVVDTGIAPRAGLPAAPGVASYGPDGEPVDPHGTVVAGLVAAPPRPDGDAVGVAPGARLVDVRVLDAFSPQEGQAGPLAVRVAEGLEHVLAQVRRVGGARPVVDVVNVSVAVPPEPRIDAAVEALWRAGVVVVAESGDRPVDEADPLPDELAVATPGEDAASQVHPAGAGDGRGEHVLGVAAVGDAPDAPDAGVLRSSAIDVAAPTVGGVSVGLNGGTCGVDSVSTSWAAAQVTGVVALLMSAYPDDTPEQVLDRLLPAADGRADVRSPTRGAGVVRADEALARGLGPPAPEAPRSVADAEPATAPVPEPDLLASVRDDAVWWGVLGGGALLLALVLRPVLARRDPARTSR
- a CDS encoding DNA polymerase III subunit gamma and tau, whose translation is MESPLALYRRYRPETFSEVIGQDHVTEPLRAALANNRVNHAYLFSGPRGCGKTTSARILARALNCEQAPVADPCGECDSCRDLARGGPGSIDVIEIDAASHGGVDDARDLREKAFFAPVRSRYKVYIIDEAHMVTTQGFNALLKLVEEPPPHLRFIFATTEPDKVLPTIRSRTHHYPFRLIPPRLLSSYLSELCELEGVPIEQAALPLVVRAGAGSARDSLSVLDQLLGGAGADGVTHALATGLLGYTPDSLLDEVVDAFAAGDGAAVFGVVDKVIETGQDPRRFTEDLLRRLRDLVIVAAVPDAPATGLIDVSEDAGERLVAQAARFGAAELTRAADHVAAGLTEMRGATAPRLLLELICARVLLPGADHSTDGLTARLDRIEKRMSVSGLPASAPARPQTQVPAQDRPAPASSTRAPDQVAEAPAGAAVAPSATAPHAEPAPEPVPAPAPVASQPAAQPDPQPAAHPSSPPETPPQETPPRSAPAPTQQAPAQQAPAQQQAPPQQAAASTPEPGALSLVEVRRLWPDIVEATKVRRRVTWIHLTQNAQVVAVDAKTLTLGFANAGARDSFDGNGSAEIVRQAAIDVVGSDWRIETIVDPGASPDTAPVVTRQAAPAAPPAEPAASPVQPQQPQQPQQPQRSQQPQQQGAPEGQPGPLGQPPVPETPAPAQERPPAWLDEAPPDDDPGEPGTPPPDAAPTAPAQRPQAGPGSIAAARGAIQQTRVGGADIARSDDLRAADADAHPDDLDADDETLGGAALLERELGARVIEEIRHQ